One window of the Pseudophryne corroboree isolate aPseCor3 chromosome 3 unlocalized genomic scaffold, aPseCor3.hap2 SUPER_3_unloc_32, whole genome shotgun sequence genome contains the following:
- the LOC134984043 gene encoding gastrula zinc finger protein XlCGF17.1-like, producing MCRVNQDWYQVCIYDMREMAERSQADEHTSRNISEGHLISSQDCEIKDDNAKCFTQNTKRITHQPVKAGERQFPCSECGKCFARKLFLVHHERSHTGEKPFSCSECGKRFSHKSYLVMHERSHTGEKPFTCSECGKGFSQKSTLVQHERSHTGEKPFTCSECGKRFALKSTLVRHERSHTGEKPFTCSECGKCFTQKSNLVQHERSHTGEKPFSCSECGKDFSHKSYLIIHERSHTGEKPFSCSECGKRFALKPTLVRHERSHTGEKPFSCSECEECFTQKSTLVRHERIHTSEKPFPCSECGKCFTRKSHLVQHERTHRGVKPFACSE from the exons ATGTGTCGGGTCAATCAGGACTGGTATCAGGTGTGCATTTatgatatgagagaaatggctgaaCGTAGTCAAG cagatgaacacacaagcaggaatatctcagaaggacatctaatatcATCCCaggattgtgaaataaaagatgaca atgccaaatgttttacacagaacacaaagcgtattacccatcagccagttaAGGCAGGCGAGaggcaatttccatgttctgagtgtgggaaatgttttgcacggaaattatTTCTTGTTcaccatgagagaagtcacaccggagagaagccattttcttgttccGAGTGTGGAAAACGTTTTTCAcacaagtcatatcttgttatgcatgagagaagtcacaccggagagaagccatttacatgttctgagtgtggaaaaggtttttcacagaaatcaactcttgttcaacatgagagaagtcacaccggagagaagccatttacatgttctgagtgtgggaaacgttttgcacttaaatcaactcttgttagacatgagagaagtcacaccggagagaagccatttacatgttctgagtgtgggaaatgttttacacagaaatcgaatcttgttcaacatgaaagaagtcacaccggagagaagccattttcttgttctgagtgtggaaaagatttttcacacaagtcatatcttattatacatgagagaagtcacaccggagagaagccattttcatgttctgagtgtgggaaacgttttgcACTTAAACcaactcttgttagacatgagagaagtcacaccggagagaagccattttcatgttctgagtgtgaagaatgttttacacagaaatcaactcttgttagacatgagagaattcacacaagtgagaagccatttccatgttctgagtgtgggaaatgttttacacggaaatcacatcttgttcaacatgagagaactCACAGAGGTGTGAAGCCATTTGCATGCTCTGAGTGa